In Desulfurobacteriaceae bacterium, the DNA window TTTCCCATTCCAACGTACTGAGAACCTTGTCCAGGAAAGATAAAAGCTACAGCCATTTTCCTCCTCCTTTTATTCTTGAATACCTTCTTCCTTAACAGCAGCTTCTATTAAGGAGATTACCTCGTCTATAAGATTTTCATCTTCAGCTTCAACCATTATCCTAAGTAAGGGTTCTGTTCCCGAATACCTCACTAATACCCTACCTTTTCCAGAAAGTTTTTTTTCAGCTTCCTCAATTGCTTTTTTAAGTTTTGGAAGTTTCTCAATAGGCTTCTTTTCCTTTACTCCAATATTTTTTAGTTTCTGTGGAAATTTCTTCATTAAGGAAGAAAGTTCACTTAAAGGTCTTCTTGTTGATTTAACAATAGAAGCAAGGATGATAGAAGTCAAAAGTCCGTCTCCCGTTTCTAAAAAGTCCCTCAAGATTATATGTCCGGACTGCTCTCCTCCAACAAGCGTCCCAGTTTCTACCATCTTTTCTGAAACAAATCTATCTCCTACATTTGTTCTTATGAGTTCTATTCCAAGCTCTTTCAGAAATAACTCTAAACCTATATTGCTCATTACTGTAGCAACAACTGTTTTGTTCTTCTCCATATAGTGAGCTGCCAGAATAGCCATTATCTCGTCACCGTCAACAACACGTCCTTTTTCGTCAATAGCTATACACCTATCACCATCTCCATCATAAGCAAAACCTACATCAAGGTTTAAGTCCTTTACCTTTGAAGCAAGAAATTCCGGAGAAGTAGCACCACAGTTCTCATTTATGTTTTTACCGTCCGGTTCAGCGTTAAAGACGAAGACTTTAGCACCAAGAGATTTAAAAATAAGAGGGGCTATCTTGAAAGTTGCTCCGTTGGCACAGTCTATACCTATCTTAAGTCCTGCTAAGTATCTACCTGCAGATTCTAAAAATTTCTCATACATTTCAACAAGGTTCTCTCCACTAAATACCCTTCCAATATTTTCGGGAGAAGCTTTAGGTAACTCATATTTGTTGAAAATAACTAGTTCTAATGAAGCTTCTTNNNNNNNNNNTGTACTCATATGGGTTATGTGAGGCAGAAATCATCACTCCGCCAGAGAAATCCCCTTTTCTTATAAAGAAAGAAATTGCAGGAGTCGGAACTATATCAACATCTATTACATCAACTCCCGTTGCGGTCAAACCGCTTACGAAAGCGGACTTGATCATATCTGAGGAAGCTCTTGTGTCTTTTCCAACAACTACTGTGTGTTCTCTGTCAGGATACTTGGCATTGAGGTAAACACCGTAAGCAATACCTATCTTTTGAACCATTTCAGGAGTTAGAGGATACCTGTTGGCAACTCCTCTAATACCATCCGTTCCAAAAAGTCTTCTCTTTGGGGCTTTCATTTTCCCTCTCTCCTCTTTATCGAAAGTTTTACCCTTTTTGGATCAACCTTATACTCACTCTCAATGTTCAGGTAAATTTCAGCGTTTTCTCTTATGCTGGAAAGATCTATCTTTTCTGTTTTCACAAAGTTTACCTTATTTTTCTTTTTCTCTGGAACATAGACAATAACGTAGTTGGGAGAAAGTACTAACTTCAAATTCTTTCTAACGCCGCTTGCATTAAGTTTTACAGGAACAACCTTCTTTATAAGTTTTTCAACCTTTACTTTTAAGTAGTTTGGAGTAACATTTTTAACTTTCACAGATGAGACAGGAAGTATTAAATTTTCTACTTTTATTTCAAGCATTCCTTTGTCATTTCTTAAAGGTAAAACCTTTGGAAGCAAAACTTTAACAACTCCCTTTTCTCGCAAAATAAGAAGATCCTTCCTATATCCTTCACAAGATAAATAGACTTGGGTAGGGTAATAGTCAATTACCTCATAGTTTCCTGTCGAAACAGGAACAATTTTTACCTTAACCTCCGCTTCCGTTATTTCCTTGTTAGTAGCAAGAAGCCAGAGAAGAATGGCAAAAATGAAAGCCAAGACCTTATAGTGAATCTTATAAAAGAACAAATCAAACAGTTTCTTCATTTCTCCTCTTAAAGTAGTCTAAAAGTTTCTTCCTTTCCTCTTTCTTTCTAACAAGAAGACCTTTCAGAACCTTCTTTAACTTTTGGGGATCAAGGTTCTTTATAAGTTTTCCTGTATAGGAAACGGAAACGGAACCTGTTTCTTCTGATATTACCACCACAATTGCGTCTGTTTCCTCAGTAATTCCGATTGCAGCTCTATGTCTTGTTCCAACGGTTTGAGGAAGGTTGGGATTCAAAGAAAGAGGTAAAAATGCTCCTGCTTTGTGAACCTTATTCCTCCTTACTATAACTGCCCCGTCGTGGAGCGGTGTTCCAGGCCAAAAAATGGTTACAAGAAGTTCTTTTGAAATTTTTCCGTCTATCATTGTTCCAGCTTCTATGTAGTTATCAAGGTTTACTTCTCTTTCTATTACTATTAATCCCCCTATTCTATCCTCAGAAAGTTTTTTAGAGGCTCTTACAATTTCTTCAATAACTTTTTCTGCTTCCTCTTCTGAAGCAAAAATTCCAAATTGTTTTTCTCCTAACTTTGCCAGTATTTTTCTAATCTCTGGCTGAAAAACAACTATTAATGCAATAATACCTACACTCATGAATCCTCCAATTATACTTGATAGTAGATCCATTTTTAGAAATGCAGTAATATTCCATACCAAATAAATCAGAATAATCCCTAAAAAAATATTTATTGCAACAGT includes these proteins:
- a CDS encoding phosphoglucosamine mutase, coding for EASLELVIFNKYELPKASPENIGRVFSGENLVEMYEKFLESAGRYLAGLKIGIDCANGATFKIAPLIFKSLGAKVFVFNAEPDGKNINENCGATSPEFLASKVKDLNLDVGFAYDGDGDRCIAIDEKGRVVDGDEIMAILAAHYMEKNKTVVATVMSNIGLELFLKELGIELIRTNVGDRFVSEKMVETGTLVGGEQSGHIILRDFLETGDGLLTSIILASIVKSTRRPLSELSSLMKKFPQKLKNIGVKEKKPIEKLPKLKKAIEEAEKKLSGKGRVLVRYSGTEPLLRIMVEAEDENLIDEVISLIEAAVKEEGIQE
- a CDS encoding phosphoglucosamine mutase, producing the protein MKAPKRRLFGTDGIRGVANRYPLTPEMVQKIGIAYGVYLNAKYPDREHTVVVGKDTRASSDMIKSAFVSGLTATGVDVIDVDIVPTPAISFFIRKGDFSGGVMISASHNPYEY
- the cdaA gene encoding diadenylate cyclase CdaA → MEFFKEILDFSIINFIDIIFVAFLLYYAYKLLRGTVAINIFLGIILIYLVWNITAFLKMDLLSSIIGGFMSVGIIALIVVFQPEIRKILAKLGEKQFGIFASEEEAEKVIEEIVRASKKLSEDRIGGLIVIEREVNLDNYIEAGTMIDGKISKELLVTIFWPGTPLHDGAVIVRRNKVHKAGAFLPLSLNPNLPQTVGTRHRAAIGITEETDAIVVVISEETGSVSVSYTGKLIKNLDPQKLKKVLKGLLVRKKEERKKLLDYFKRRNEETV